From one Humulus lupulus chromosome 8, drHumLupu1.1, whole genome shotgun sequence genomic stretch:
- the LOC133793941 gene encoding putative expansin-B2, producing MALTKYSLVLALMVVMFCYFDLCLGFKPKKLNLSAIGTAHWYTAGATWYGSPDGAGSTGGSCGYGKLVSRSPFSSMITAISLSLYNSGKECGACYQVKCTKSQYCSGKPVRVVITDLCPGEPAGSAHFDLSGTSFGAMALPGQEQMLRDLGVLDIRFSRVACDYSGKRIAFHVDKGSNSNYFASVVEFEEGDGDLASVELKEASSKTWRAMQQSWGAVWKLNAGSQLHPPLSLRLTSKYSGRTLVAKNVIPDGWRPGATYRSLVNYNE from the exons ACCTAAGAAATTGAACTTGTCAGCCATTGGCACTGCTCATTGGTACACCGCCGGCGCAACTTGGTACGGCAGCCCTGATGGTGCCGGAAGTACTG GAGGGTCTTGTGGGTACGGCAAGTTGGTATCACGAAGTCCATTCTCGTCCATGATTACTGCAATAAGCCTATCTCTCTATAACTCAGGCAAAGAATGTGGAGCCTGCTATCAg GTGAAATGTACAAAAAGCCAATATTGTTCAGGCAAACCGGTGAGGGTGGTCATAACCGATCTATGCCCCGGAGAGCCAGCCGGCTCTGCTCATTTCGACCTCAGTGGAACTTCTTTTGGTGCCATGGCACTTCCTGGCCAAGAACAGATGCTACGAGACTTAGGAGTTTTAGATATTCGATTTTCACG GGTGGCATGTGACTATTCAGGAAAAAGAATAGCTTTCCACGTTGACAAAGGTTCAAACTCGAACTACTTCGCAAGCGTGGTCGAGTTCGAAGAGGGAGATGGTGACCTTGCATCTGTGGAGTTAAAGGAAGCTTCGTCCAAAACATGGCGAGCCATGCAGCAATCATGGGGCGCCGTTTGGAAACTGAACGCTGGCTCACAGCTACACCCACCTCTCTCATTGAGGTTGACTTCAAAATATTCTGGCCGGACTCTTGTCGCCAAAAATGTCATCCCAGATGGGTGGAGGCCCGGTGCCACTTATAGATCCTTGGTTAATTATAATGAATAA